From Echinicola jeungdonensis, the proteins below share one genomic window:
- a CDS encoding RNA polymerase sigma factor, translating into MDQYLIEEAKGGNPKALEKLYKHFYGYAMSIALRYSNSRDEACEIVNDSFMKAFDRLHQYTENNSFKAWFRRILINTSIDYYRKNVKHYAVMEIEKASSETYDPSIIDHLTKEEILMVLRELPELLRIIFNMYEIEGYNHNEISAELDIPASTSRTYLARAKKKLREKIVALNKIKDEGAIR; encoded by the coding sequence TTGGACCAATACCTGATAGAAGAAGCAAAGGGTGGAAATCCCAAGGCGCTTGAAAAGCTTTATAAGCATTTCTACGGGTATGCTATGAGTATTGCCCTGCGATATTCAAATTCCAGGGATGAGGCATGTGAGATCGTCAATGACAGTTTTATGAAAGCCTTTGACCGCCTTCACCAATACACCGAAAATAATTCATTCAAAGCTTGGTTTAGGCGGATATTGATCAATACCTCTATAGACTATTACAGGAAAAATGTAAAGCACTATGCGGTGATGGAAATTGAAAAAGCCAGTTCGGAAACTTATGATCCCTCCATTATCGACCACCTAACCAAAGAGGAAATATTGATGGTATTAAGGGAATTGCCGGAGCTGCTTCGGATCATTTTTAATATGTACGAAATAGAAGGCTATAACCATAATGAAATAAGTGCAGAATTAGATATACCTGCCAGTACAAGCAGAACTTATTTGGCAAGGGCAAAAAAGAAGTTGCGGGAGAAAATAGTTGCATTAAATAAAATTAAAGATGAAGGAGCAATTCGATAA
- a CDS encoding outer membrane beta-barrel protein produces the protein MKEQFDKRLVEKIKDSFLSHEEPLEPREWERFSQAYFNKPVQKRRWVHWPFWVSGLAASLLLVLVFWPFGERIEENVQTLTDSIIIKSKPFHGIEPLESPGIIQKEASGISEPKGPKTEAIKEKTYKIGREDHTGIVLGRDNKDDLLNVPFVSASQFLQESDLFALRSNSQQKLTSHQEGETGSKGAMELDQAKSMVDQWKNGDSKSEEKSGMENADNLKKFRLGLVLGPQAASNPESGMNLGGGIMSELSLSNRVKIDFGVTYAQQKLEPDNSNALPESMTLRAQNNAYTNNYMGSEYTLSYASLDIPINVKYKVLEKSQSNLFLITGLSSMVYLDQNTVETYSVQSNFAQAAHVNGALLFEPSIQEYKTKYSPESGQKKMDLGRMLNLSLGYEYQLSNGTFISLEPFYKIPLGDLTFANQQFSIGGMNLRVNFQFKK, from the coding sequence ATGAAGGAGCAATTCGATAAAAGACTTGTGGAGAAGATAAAGGACTCCTTCCTAAGCCATGAGGAGCCACTGGAACCCAGAGAATGGGAAAGGTTTTCCCAGGCTTATTTCAATAAACCTGTCCAAAAAAGAAGATGGGTTCACTGGCCATTTTGGGTGTCAGGGTTAGCTGCTTCCTTATTATTGGTACTTGTGTTTTGGCCATTCGGGGAAAGAATTGAAGAAAATGTTCAAACTTTGACCGATTCCATTATAATAAAGAGCAAACCATTCCACGGTATAGAACCGTTGGAATCTCCGGGAATAATCCAAAAGGAGGCATCTGGAATTTCTGAGCCTAAAGGCCCCAAAACCGAAGCAATAAAAGAAAAAACTTATAAAATAGGTAGGGAAGACCATACAGGAATTGTCTTAGGTCGGGATAATAAAGATGATTTATTAAATGTTCCTTTTGTTTCCGCGTCTCAATTTTTACAGGAGAGCGATTTATTTGCATTGCGGAGTAATTCCCAACAAAAATTGACTAGCCATCAGGAAGGGGAAACAGGTTCTAAGGGAGCTATGGAATTGGACCAGGCGAAGTCCATGGTTGATCAATGGAAAAATGGAGACTCTAAGTCTGAAGAAAAAAGCGGAATGGAAAATGCTGATAATCTCAAAAAATTCCGATTGGGACTAGTTTTAGGACCACAAGCAGCCTCCAACCCAGAATCAGGGATGAATTTAGGAGGAGGAATAATGTCCGAATTGTCCTTGAGTAATAGAGTGAAAATTGATTTTGGAGTGACTTATGCCCAGCAAAAATTGGAACCTGATAATTCCAATGCACTTCCCGAATCCATGACCCTTAGGGCTCAAAATAATGCCTATACCAATAATTATATGGGATCAGAATATACCCTGAGTTATGCAAGCCTTGATATTCCCATTAATGTGAAATACAAGGTGTTGGAAAAGTCACAATCCAATTTGTTTCTGATTACCGGCCTTTCAAGCATGGTTTATTTAGATCAAAACACGGTAGAAACCTATTCGGTACAGTCCAATTTTGCCCAAGCTGCCCATGTGAATGGAGCTCTGCTTTTTGAACCTTCCATTCAGGAATATAAAACAAAATATTCTCCGGAGAGTGGGCAAAAAAAGATGGATTTGGGAAGAATGCTCAATTTGTCATTAGGATATGAGTACCAATTAAGCAATGGGACATTCATATCATTGGAACCATTTTACAAAATTCCCTTAGGGGACCTCACTTTTGCCAATCAACAGTTTTCCATTGGAGGGATGAATTTGAGAGTGAATTTTCAATTTAAAAAATAA